The following are encoded in a window of Sorex araneus isolate mSorAra2 chromosome 11, mSorAra2.pri, whole genome shotgun sequence genomic DNA:
- the EDRF1 gene encoding erythroid differentiation-related factor 1 isoform X4 gives MGDSREAAAEARGGPGPPAQGEPDDAAAQGSALLLGGGEVKSRAVVKYSSAPPRAAFARLQEKTDLKLPPANWLRESAKLGPAGTTILGNSKKSKPFSSFGMAYDFIDSVGNDVDVVSDSENIKKLLKIPYSKSHVSMAVHRVGRTLLLDELDIQELFMRSSQTGDWTWLKEFYQRLIDQKWQRKKKSKEHWYQKAILSKFLYYSINGDGAAQPVPSAEQQEPSSSGQAHDADGASWPAPFEMPPSVSEDPSAPSQEREPLEPSYIVGHVASAAQEQNLIPLFSDGESSQGLKNDFVRNILWTFEDIHMLVGSNMPIFGGGRYPAVSLRLRDNNKPINVLTGIDYWLDNLICNVPELVMCFHVNGIVQKYEMIKTEEIPNLENSNFSTKVIKDIAQNILSFLKSNCTKEGHTYWLFKASGSDIVKLYDLTTLCEETEDKYQNPFTMPVAILLYKVACNMMMKKNQNKKHYGTIRTLLLNCVKLLDKSRHPQIIASANYMLSELFQLDEPKKEEGSESSLNENSDESYSEEEEEMPDSDENGAYGTGSDPSEDNKAVAIIKSVGELSVPEKYKSIHQIRPSCAFPVCHDTEERCRLVLSYVLEGLKSVDSSIKKESDLPAADPSTPIPLKYEDESARGGPEGLEKQMALFLDKMGALQKGHSSIQSGMTPGSWQHKMKLQLILKSSKAYYVLSDAAMSLQKYGRALRYIKLALQSHDTYCCLCTNVLSEVLLFLSQYLTLCGDIQLMLAQNASNRAAHLEEFNYQTKEDQEILHSLHRESSCQGFAWATDLSTDLESQLSVSCKCYEAANEILQFSDLKSQNPEQYVQILKRMGNIRNEIGVFYMNQAAALQGERVGNPQLRVNRRRRQRRTAAVQHRPAHADLRAGALRRGRAGARVLPGGGPLLQQGRGLLPEGAAGPGQPGRAPGRVGLGQLGAVHHLLHHGHPAAGLRALVPEGPGADREGGQRGHAEVAEALRRGLGIGTAAPVPVPGRHHPPPAGLHVPQLPAQPGG, from the exons ATGGGGGACTCCAGGGAGGCCGCGGCCGAGGCGCGAGGCGGGCCCGGGCCCCCGGCGCAGGGCGAGCCCGACGATGCCGCCGCGCAG GGCTCGGCCTTGCTGCTGGGCGGCGGCGAGGTGAAGAGCCGCGCCGTGGTGAAGTACTCCTCGGCCCCGCCGCGCGCCGCCTTCGCGCGCCTGCAGGAGAAGACGGACCTGAAACTCCCGCCCGCCAACTGGCTGCGGGAGAGCGCCAAGCTGGGCCCGGCGGGGACCACCATCCTGGGCAACAGCAAGAAAAGCAAGCCCTTCTCCAG CTTTGGCATGGCATACGACTTTATCGATTCGGTAGGAAATGATGTCGACGTTGTCTCGGACTCTGAG aaCATCAAGAAGCTGCTGAAGATCCCCTACAGCAAGTCGCACGTGAGCATGGCCGTGCACCGCGTCGGCCGGACACTCCTGCTGGACGAGCTGGACATCCAGGAGCTCTTCATGAGGTCCTCGCAG ACCGGCGACTGGACGTGGCTCAAGGAGTTCTACCAGCGGCTCATCGACCAGAAGtggcagaggaagaagaagagcaaAGAGCACTGGTACCAGAAGGCCATCCTGTCCAAGTTCCTGTATTACAG CATCAACGGCGATGGAGCTGCCCAGCCCGTGCCGTCCGCCGAGCAGCAGGAGCCGTCCAGCTCCGGCCAGGCCCATGACGCGGACGGGGCCTCCTGGCCTGCCCCGTTTGAGATGCCGCCCTCCGTGTCCGAAGACCCCAGTGCTCCCAGTCAG GAAAGGGAGCCTCTCGAGCCCTCATACATAGTGGGCCACGTGGCCTCAGCCGCCCAGGAGCAGAACCTCATTCCTCTGTTCAGTGACGGGGAGAGCAGCCAG GGCCTTAAAAATGACTTTGTTCGCAACATTCTCTGGACCTTTGAAGACATCCACATGCTGGTGGGCTCCAACATGCCGATATTCGGGGGCGGCAGGTACCCGGCCGTCAGCCTGCGGCTCAG GGACAACAACAAGCCGATTAATGTGCTCACGGGGATTGACTATTGGTTGGACAACCTGATATGCAACGTGCCGGAGCTCGTCATGTGTTTCCACGTGAACGGGATCGTGCAG AAGTACGAGATGATAAAGACGGAGGAGATTCCCAACCTGGAGAACTCGAATTTCTCCACGAAAGTCATCAAAGACATTGCGCAGAATATCCTGTCCTTCCTGAAGTCCAACTGCACCAAGGAAGGACACACCTACTGGCTCTTCAAAG CGAGTGGCAGCGACATCGTGAAGCTCTACGACCTCACCACGCTCTGCGAGGAGACCGAGGACAAGTACCAGAACCCCTTCACCATGCCCGTGGCCATTCTCCTGTACAA GGTCGCCTGCAacatgatgatgaagaagaatcaGAACAAGAAACACTACGGGACGATTCGCACGTTGCTGCTGAACTGCGTCAAGTTGCTGGACAAGAGCCGGCATCCTCAG ATCATTGCTTCAGCCAATTACATGCTTTCAGAACTTTTTCAGCTGGACGAACCTAAAAAGGAAGAAGGCTCAGAGTCGTCTTTGAATGAGAATTCTGACGAAAGCTacagcgaggaggaggaggagatgccgGACAGCGACGAGAACGGGGCCTACGGCACCGGCTCCGACCCCTCCGAGGATAACAAGGCCGTCGCCATCATCAAGTCTGTTGGGGAATTGTCGGTTCCAGAAAAGTACAAATCCATCCACCAGATCAGG CCGAGCTGCGCGTTTCCGGTTTGCCATGACACGGAAGAGCGCTGTCGGCTTGTCCTGAGCTACGTCCTGGAG GGATTGAAGTCCGTggacagcagcattaagaaggagaGCGACCTTCCTGCCGccgaccccagcacccccatcccaTTAAAGTACGAAGATGAGTCGGCCAGAGGGGGCCCGGAGGGCCTGGAGAAGCAGATGGCCTTGTTTCTGGACAAGA TGGGCGCCCTGCAGAAGGGCCACTCCTCCATCCAGTCTGGGATGACCCCTGGCTCCTGGCAGCATAAGATGAAGCTGCAGCTGATCCTCAAGTCCTCCAAGGCCTACTACGTGCTGTCGGACGCGGCCATGAGCCTTCAGAAGTACGGCCGGGCGCTGCGCTACATCAAGCTGGCTTTGCAGAGCCACG ACACCTACTGCTGCCTCTGCACCAACGTGCTCTCGGAGGTGCTGCTGTTCCTCTCCCAGTACCTCACGCTCTGCGGGGACATCCAGCTCATGCTGGCCCAGAACGCCAGCAACCGGGCCGCGCACCTGGAGGAGTTCAACTACCAGACGAAGGAGGACCAGGAGATCCTGCACAGCCTCCACCGCGAGTCCAGCTGCCAAG gGTTTGCGTGGGCCACTGACCTGTCCACGGACCTGGAGAGTCAGCTCTCTGTCAGCTGCAAATGCTACGAAGCTGCTAACGAGATCTTGCAGTTCAGTGACTTAAAGAGCCAGAACCCCGAGCAGTACGTGCAGATCCTGAAGAGGATGGGCAACATCAGGAACGAGATCGGCGTCTTCTACATGAACCAGGCGGCGGCGCTGCAGGGCGAGCGCGTGG GGAATCCACAACTTCGAGTCAATCGCCGACGCCGCCAACGCCGCACTGCTGCTGTGCAACACCGGCCGGCTCATGCGGATCTGCGCGCAGGCGCACTGCGGCGCGGGCGGGCTGGAGCGCGAGTTCTCCCCGGAGGAGGGCCTCTACTACAACAAG GCCGTGGATTACTACCTGAAGGCGCTGCGGGCCCTGGGCAGCCGGGACGTGCACCCGGCCGTGTGGGACTCGGTCAACTGGGAGCTGTCCACCACCTACTTCACCATGGCCACCCTGCAGCAGGACTTCGCGCCCTTGTCCCGGAAGGCCCAGGAGCAG ATCGAGAAGGAGGTCAGCGAGGCCATGCTGAAGTCGCTGAAGCATTGCGACGTGGACTCGGCATCGGCACGGCAGCCCCTGTGCCAGTACCGGGCCGCCACCATCCACCACCGGCTGGCCTCCATGTACCACAGCTGCCTGCGCAACCAG GTGGGTGA